Proteins encoded by one window of Chondromyces crocatus:
- a CDS encoding acyl-CoA dehydrogenase family protein, which translates to MIDFSLTEEQQALIDTARRFAKERIIPIAAACDHESRFPMDVFKEAWEIGLVNPTCPVEYGGAGMGELDNTLIIEELAYGCSGITTSMLANTLALTPVKLAGNEEQKRKYLGMLTSEPVMASYATSEPDAGSDVAGLKTRYTRHGDDYVLNGQKCWITNASYAQFYVIFATENPELRHKGIAAFIVDRDTPGLRVGKKEDKLGQRASDTAQIFLEDVKVPKANLLAPAGSGFKVAMETFNQTRPDIGAVATGLMRRCLEESVAYAKERKAFGQPIANHQLVQWMLAEMAIRVEATRLLTHKGAWSLDRGAREPVVSSISKAYGADSAMQTAIDAVQVFGGNGYVKEYPVEKLMRDAKVLQIYEGTSQIQRIVIARQLLA; encoded by the coding sequence GTGATCGATTTTTCTCTGACGGAAGAGCAACAAGCCCTCATCGATACGGCGCGAAGGTTCGCGAAGGAACGCATCATCCCCATCGCCGCGGCGTGTGACCACGAGTCGCGCTTTCCGATGGATGTCTTCAAGGAGGCCTGGGAGATCGGCCTCGTCAACCCCACCTGCCCGGTCGAGTACGGCGGCGCTGGCATGGGCGAACTCGACAACACCTTGATCATCGAGGAGCTGGCCTACGGCTGCAGCGGCATCACCACGAGCATGCTCGCGAATACGCTGGCGCTCACCCCGGTGAAGCTCGCGGGCAACGAGGAACAGAAGAGGAAGTACCTCGGCATGCTCACCTCCGAGCCGGTGATGGCGAGCTACGCCACCAGCGAGCCCGACGCGGGCAGCGACGTCGCGGGACTCAAGACCCGCTACACGCGCCACGGCGACGACTACGTGCTCAACGGGCAGAAGTGCTGGATCACGAACGCGAGCTACGCGCAGTTCTACGTCATCTTCGCCACCGAGAACCCGGAGCTGCGCCACAAGGGCATCGCCGCGTTCATCGTCGATCGCGACACTCCCGGCCTGCGCGTCGGCAAGAAGGAAGACAAGCTCGGTCAGCGCGCGAGCGATACCGCGCAGATCTTCCTCGAGGACGTGAAGGTGCCGAAGGCGAACCTGCTCGCTCCTGCTGGCTCGGGTTTCAAGGTCGCGATGGAGACCTTCAACCAGACGCGCCCCGACATCGGCGCGGTGGCCACGGGCCTCATGCGGCGCTGCCTCGAAGAGTCGGTCGCGTATGCCAAGGAGCGCAAGGCATTCGGTCAGCCCATCGCGAACCACCAGCTCGTGCAGTGGATGCTCGCCGAGATGGCGATCCGCGTGGAGGCCACCCGACTCCTCACCCACAAGGGCGCGTGGAGCCTCGATCGCGGTGCGCGTGAGCCCGTCGTGTCGAGCATCTCCAAGGCCTATGGCGCCGACAGCGCCATGCAGACAGCGATCGACGCCGTCCAGGTCTTCGGCGGTAACGGGTACGTGAAGGAGTATCCGGTCGAGAAGCTGATGCGCGACGCCAAGGTGCTCCAGATCTACGAGGGCACCAGCCAGATCCAGCGCATCGTGATCGCCCGCCAGCTCCTCGCCTGA
- a CDS encoding CcmD family protein, translating to MTPLPTNAQDTAATTATPKSATPTVEERGQAFRPVQGGEMQSGEMLLVEAYAAIWIIAFALIALSWVRQKKLDTRVDTLEAALRRARSEKGAEGG from the coding sequence GTGACACCCCTCCCCACGAATGCACAGGACACGGCCGCCACGACGGCGACCCCGAAGAGCGCCACGCCCACCGTGGAGGAGCGTGGTCAGGCCTTCCGCCCGGTGCAGGGCGGCGAGATGCAGAGCGGCGAGATGCTCCTCGTGGAGGCTTACGCCGCCATCTGGATCATCGCGTTCGCCCTGATTGCCCTCTCCTGGGTGCGGCAGAAGAAGCTCGACACGCGCGTCGACACCCTCGAAGCCGCGCTGCGGCGCGCTCGCAGCGAAAAGGGCGCGGAGGGTGGCTGA
- a CDS encoding cytochrome c biogenesis protein, which yields MAWHYRRGGMGRGFYGFLVLLGAAAIALVGTLHFVAYVVPTEASMGIVQKIFYFHVPSAYGMYLGATACFIGSAGYLARGTRGWDALARAGADVAVAMGLMVLISGPLWAAKAWGVYWTWDPRLTTSMLSVLVYVAYVLLRAFTGDGDAERKFAAALGVLGAANLPIIHYSVQKWGGNHPKVITSGGGGLQHPDMKLGLALGFLSFTLLAIVLVWLRTRINMTRSRLGELREEALELGIDED from the coding sequence ATGGCTTGGCACTACCGTCGTGGCGGCATGGGACGCGGCTTCTACGGCTTCCTGGTGCTCCTCGGGGCGGCGGCGATCGCGCTCGTGGGGACGCTGCATTTCGTCGCTTATGTGGTCCCCACGGAAGCGTCGATGGGGATCGTCCAGAAGATCTTCTACTTCCACGTGCCTTCGGCGTACGGGATGTACCTCGGCGCGACGGCCTGCTTCATCGGTTCCGCAGGTTACCTCGCCCGCGGTACCCGAGGCTGGGACGCGCTTGCGCGGGCAGGGGCCGACGTCGCGGTGGCGATGGGGCTGATGGTGCTCATCTCCGGGCCGCTCTGGGCTGCCAAGGCCTGGGGCGTGTACTGGACCTGGGATCCACGCCTCACCACCTCGATGTTGAGCGTGCTCGTGTACGTCGCCTACGTGCTCCTCCGTGCCTTCACGGGGGATGGTGACGCGGAGCGCAAGTTCGCCGCCGCGCTCGGTGTGCTCGGCGCCGCGAACCTGCCGATCATTCACTACTCGGTGCAGAAGTGGGGCGGTAACCATCCGAAGGTCATCACCTCGGGCGGCGGTGGCCTTCAGCACCCCGACATGAAGCTCGGCCTCGCGCTCGGCTTCCTGTCCTTCACGCTGCTCGCGATCGTGCTCGTCTGGCTCCGCACGCGGATCAACATGACCCGGTCGAGGCTGGGAGAGCTCCGGGAAGAAGCCCTGGAACTCGGTATCGATGAGGACTAG
- a CDS encoding serine/threonine-protein kinase produces MLKPPQETATPGHPPGTVIDGRYRVIRYIGQGGAGLVHEVEHLLTGRRLAMKTLHEEAGYGRLEQEAKATSAMKNTHAVKITDMGSGKGGAGAYLVMELLDGQSLRERLDYQKRLPIELTINLALQVCECLAEAHALGIIHRDLKPDNIFLSPSPLPGQHDVKVLDFGVVKISGEGPIPHASLTRTGSTVGTPYYMSLEQLRNSSAVDARADIYSLGVLLYECLTGRTPFEQAETFGDLIYALCSGPPKPVAHLRPDTPAELGDVVMRALSVEREDRQASMTEIAKVLAPLGNPAFGLWLRTEATDAGRAGQGGAPGVSRRMLPAAGTPARPQVEVQTPATPDEPEWDTTTTTLKPDPRAILAELKGDATTTTLKPDPRALLVDPESEGIQVVMTTYHGSEVVDRDTPTRALPTPIRAPELERPAPMYRGNHAAPYAPPPPPPMRPGPQPSNMDGQATLLLAPLVEQTAPYGAVAPIVPASPVAPDEMQTARLEQPVFHSTPDIDELSFKPAWKRALDGAVSRIGAAVTGFTQTAKTRFFEASPGEQLALAVGGASLFAALLVLLLYLVFS; encoded by the coding sequence ATGCTCAAGCCCCCGCAGGAGACCGCGACCCCCGGGCACCCACCCGGCACCGTGATCGACGGCCGATACCGGGTGATCCGGTACATCGGTCAGGGCGGGGCGGGCCTGGTCCACGAGGTCGAACACCTCCTCACGGGCCGGCGTCTGGCCATGAAGACGCTGCACGAGGAGGCCGGCTACGGTCGCCTGGAGCAGGAGGCGAAGGCGACCAGCGCCATGAAAAACACCCACGCGGTGAAGATCACCGACATGGGGAGCGGCAAGGGGGGTGCCGGGGCGTACCTGGTGATGGAGCTGCTGGATGGTCAGAGCCTGCGCGAGCGCCTCGACTACCAGAAGCGGCTCCCGATCGAGCTCACGATCAACCTGGCGCTGCAAGTGTGCGAGTGCCTGGCCGAGGCGCACGCGCTCGGGATCATCCACCGCGATCTGAAGCCGGACAACATCTTCCTGTCGCCGAGTCCATTGCCCGGGCAGCACGACGTGAAGGTGCTGGATTTCGGGGTGGTGAAGATCTCCGGAGAAGGGCCGATCCCGCATGCGTCGCTGACGCGCACCGGGTCGACCGTCGGCACGCCCTATTACATGAGCCTGGAGCAGCTCCGGAACTCGTCGGCGGTGGACGCGCGCGCCGACATCTACTCGCTGGGGGTGCTGCTCTACGAGTGCCTCACGGGACGGACGCCCTTCGAGCAGGCCGAGACGTTCGGTGATCTCATCTATGCGCTCTGCTCGGGGCCCCCCAAGCCCGTGGCGCACCTGCGCCCGGACACGCCGGCCGAGCTCGGGGACGTGGTGATGAGGGCGCTCTCGGTCGAGCGCGAGGACCGACAGGCGAGCATGACCGAGATCGCCAAGGTGCTGGCGCCGCTCGGCAACCCGGCGTTCGGTCTGTGGCTGCGCACGGAGGCAACGGATGCGGGCCGCGCAGGCCAGGGGGGCGCGCCAGGGGTGTCCCGGAGGATGCTGCCCGCAGCGGGGACGCCCGCTCGACCGCAGGTCGAGGTGCAGACGCCGGCCACGCCCGACGAACCCGAGTGGGACACCACCACCACGACGCTGAAGCCCGATCCCAGGGCCATCCTCGCAGAGCTGAAGGGCGACGCCACCACCACGACGCTGAAGCCCGATCCCAGGGCCCTCCTCGTGGATCCGGAGAGCGAGGGGATCCAGGTGGTCATGACCACCTACCACGGGAGCGAGGTCGTCGATCGCGACACCCCCACGCGCGCGCTGCCCACCCCCATCCGGGCCCCCGAACTCGAGCGGCCCGCCCCGATGTATCGAGGGAACCACGCGGCCCCTTATGCGCCACCGCCGCCGCCACCGATGCGACCGGGCCCGCAGCCCAGCAACATGGATGGTCAGGCGACGTTGCTGCTCGCTCCACTCGTGGAGCAGACGGCGCCTTACGGGGCAGTCGCTCCCATCGTCCCCGCCTCACCCGTCGCGCCGGACGAGATGCAGACGGCGCGGCTCGAACAGCCCGTCTTCCACTCGACGCCCGACATCGACGAGCTCAGCTTCAAGCCAGCGTGGAAGCGCGCGCTGGATGGTGCGGTCTCGAGGATCGGTGCGGCGGTGACGGGGTTCACGCAGACCGCGAAGACGCGGTTCTTCGAGGCCAGCCCCGGTGAGCAGCTCGCGCTCGCGGTGGGAGGTGCGAGCCTGTTCGCCGCGCTGCTCGTGCTGCTGCTGTACCTGGTGTTCAGCTGA
- a CDS encoding TolC family protein: MGRRFGCIRVLVALALATLGPLASVASADEDASDAAQPASAPTLRASGKGFSLSRCLELAERNHPNVLMARARLEQVRAQLDEAHYAPFSQWRVAGGVALAPTVRGNNVFSPNTDVALTSSLGVAWRFGIDGLVPLWTFGKITNLWNAAEANVKVNAANVEKERDVVRLDVRKAYFGLQLARDGRLLLTEVRGALRKATEKLQEAVDDEDADPIDLLKLQTFSAEIDVRQAEAEKFITMALAGLRFYTGVTDLDIPDAPIAPPKHRLGHLSRYLSAARLYRPELMQVRAGITARTAQVHLARSQLFPDVGLILHFGMSTAPEVANQINPFVSDPGNYFSYGAAIGLQWKLDFLPQSARIRFAEAQLEEMTAQQRFALGGVASEVEIAYAEVVEAQKRLEAYGKATRYARRWMVMVQQGIDVGTSADKDLVDPAKSYAQNRYNQLNATMELDLAMSRLARATGWDAIAPDGT, encoded by the coding sequence ATGGGCCGACGCTTTGGGTGCATTCGCGTTCTCGTCGCGCTTGCCCTGGCGACCCTGGGACCGCTGGCCTCCGTGGCTTCCGCGGACGAAGACGCCAGCGACGCTGCGCAGCCTGCCTCGGCCCCTACCCTGCGCGCCTCGGGTAAGGGCTTCAGCCTGTCGCGCTGCCTCGAGCTCGCCGAACGCAACCATCCGAACGTCCTGATGGCGCGCGCTCGCCTCGAGCAGGTGCGCGCCCAGCTCGACGAGGCCCACTACGCCCCCTTCTCCCAGTGGCGTGTGGCTGGTGGTGTCGCGCTTGCGCCCACGGTCCGCGGAAACAACGTCTTCAGCCCGAACACCGACGTCGCGCTGACCAGCAGCCTCGGCGTCGCCTGGCGCTTCGGGATCGACGGCCTGGTCCCCCTCTGGACCTTCGGGAAGATCACCAACCTGTGGAACGCCGCGGAGGCGAACGTCAAGGTCAACGCCGCGAACGTCGAGAAGGAGCGCGACGTGGTGCGCCTCGACGTCCGCAAAGCCTACTTCGGTCTGCAGCTCGCTCGTGACGGGCGGCTCCTCCTGACCGAGGTGCGCGGCGCGCTCCGGAAGGCCACGGAGAAGCTCCAGGAGGCGGTGGACGACGAGGACGCCGATCCCATCGACCTCCTCAAGCTCCAGACCTTCTCCGCCGAGATCGACGTGCGCCAGGCCGAAGCGGAGAAGTTCATCACCATGGCGCTCGCCGGGCTCCGCTTCTACACGGGCGTCACCGACCTCGACATCCCGGACGCGCCCATCGCACCGCCCAAGCACCGGCTCGGGCACCTCTCCAGGTATCTCTCGGCTGCTCGCCTGTACCGACCCGAGCTGATGCAGGTGCGTGCCGGCATCACCGCGCGGACCGCCCAGGTGCATCTGGCGCGCTCGCAGCTCTTTCCGGACGTTGGACTCATCCTCCACTTCGGCATGAGCACCGCGCCCGAGGTCGCCAACCAGATCAACCCGTTCGTCAGCGATCCCGGGAACTACTTCTCGTACGGGGCAGCCATCGGCTTGCAATGGAAGCTCGACTTCCTGCCTCAGTCGGCGCGCATTCGCTTCGCGGAGGCCCAGCTCGAAGAGATGACGGCCCAGCAGCGTTTCGCCCTCGGCGGCGTCGCGAGCGAAGTCGAGATCGCCTACGCCGAGGTCGTCGAAGCGCAGAAGCGGCTCGAAGCCTACGGCAAGGCCACCCGCTACGCCCGGCGCTGGATGGTCATGGTCCAGCAAGGCATCGACGTCGGCACGTCGGCGGACAAGGATCTCGTCGATCCGGCAAAATCTTACGCGCAGAACCGCTACAACCAGCTCAACGCCACCATGGAGCTGGATCTCGCCATGTCGCGGCTCGCACGGGCGACGGGCTGGGACGCCATCGCGCCCGACGGCACCTGA
- a CDS encoding sigma-54-dependent transcriptional regulator: MSPPPRARVLVVDDEPLLRRSLARVLLRGFDVLTAEDGASALGLLATTRVDVVLLDLGLPALPPPAAPLPRRSEPPPGLGGADLLARLRVEHPEVEVVAMADPDQSGAPRGAVTGGAFALVMKLADLEDAVTLAVERAVERRRLIARLRAMERRDGDLSSNTDLLGASSRVQELIRKAMGLVGSSTPILITGERGVGKELLARAMHRRSPRADRPFIALSLASLPQAQIEEELFGGAHTPGALATAGEGTLLLSEVEALPLHAQVRLLGALERGEIEAAPSAQGRRFRARLLASTTVDLRERVVRGLLREDLAYRLGVVSLHIPSLRRRREDIPLLAHHFLRRHGQREGRDVRRISAEAMRLLREYPWPGNVQELEHAVEHATLMARGEAITPGDLPSSIAGPERRHGSAASRELAELPYVEARERSIDAFEQDYVATLLERTGGNVSEAARQAGMDRANFRRLKKRVERKDDALVEGRAREGQGGGEGLPSEGSRTSAESLPALAGDDELAGDGLAGDDEDEGGVTNGALGARMPSRE, translated from the coding sequence GTGAGTCCTCCTCCTCGCGCGCGTGTCCTCGTCGTCGACGACGAACCTCTCCTCCGCCGCAGCCTCGCCCGCGTGCTGCTCCGCGGCTTCGATGTGCTCACGGCCGAGGATGGGGCGTCGGCGCTCGGCTTGCTGGCCACCACCCGGGTCGACGTGGTGCTGCTCGATCTGGGCCTCCCGGCCCTGCCTCCCCCGGCGGCTCCGCTGCCGCGTCGTTCCGAGCCGCCGCCCGGGCTGGGAGGCGCCGATCTCCTGGCGCGGTTGCGCGTCGAGCACCCGGAGGTCGAGGTGGTGGCGATGGCCGACCCCGATCAATCCGGCGCTCCCCGAGGCGCCGTGACCGGCGGCGCCTTCGCGCTCGTCATGAAGCTGGCCGACCTGGAAGACGCCGTCACGCTTGCCGTGGAGCGCGCCGTGGAGCGTCGCCGGCTGATCGCGCGCTTGCGCGCCATGGAGCGTCGTGATGGCGATCTCTCGTCGAACACCGATCTGCTCGGCGCCTCGTCGCGCGTTCAGGAGCTCATCCGGAAGGCGATGGGGCTGGTAGGCTCCAGCACGCCCATCCTCATCACCGGCGAGCGCGGCGTCGGCAAAGAGCTGCTGGCGCGGGCGATGCACCGACGCTCGCCGCGAGCGGATCGGCCCTTCATCGCGCTCAGCCTCGCCTCGCTTCCGCAAGCTCAGATCGAGGAAGAGCTGTTCGGCGGAGCCCACACACCAGGAGCCCTCGCGACCGCAGGGGAGGGGACGCTGTTGCTCTCGGAGGTGGAGGCTCTCCCGCTGCACGCCCAGGTGCGGCTGCTCGGCGCGCTCGAGCGTGGCGAAATCGAGGCGGCCCCCTCGGCACAGGGTCGACGCTTCCGTGCCCGGCTCCTCGCCTCGACGACCGTCGATCTCCGTGAGCGCGTGGTGCGCGGCCTTCTGCGAGAGGATCTCGCCTACCGCCTGGGCGTCGTCTCGCTCCACATTCCGTCTTTGCGGAGGAGGCGGGAGGACATCCCGCTGCTCGCACACCATTTTCTTCGTCGCCACGGGCAGCGCGAGGGGCGGGACGTGCGGCGCATCAGCGCCGAAGCGATGCGGCTCCTGCGAGAGTACCCGTGGCCTGGCAACGTCCAGGAGCTGGAGCACGCCGTGGAGCACGCGACGCTGATGGCTCGCGGCGAGGCGATCACACCGGGCGACCTCCCCTCGAGCATCGCCGGCCCCGAGCGCCGACACGGTAGCGCGGCGTCTCGCGAGCTCGCCGAGCTTCCCTATGTGGAGGCGCGCGAGCGGTCCATCGACGCCTTCGAGCAAGACTACGTGGCGACCCTGCTGGAGCGCACGGGCGGCAACGTCAGCGAGGCCGCCCGCCAGGCGGGCATGGACCGAGCGAACTTCCGCAGGCTCAAGAAGCGTGTGGAGCGCAAGGACGACGCGCTGGTCGAGGGGCGAGCGCGCGAAGGGCAAGGGGGCGGCGAGGGGCTACCGAGCGAGGGCAGCAGAACCTCTGCGGAGAGCCTGCCAGCCTTGGCTGGGGACGACGAGCTGGCTGGAGATGGGCTCGCTGGAGACGATGAGGACGAGGGCGGGGTGACGAATGGGGCGCTCGGCGCACGCATGCCCTCCAGGGAGTGA
- a CDS encoding GGDEF domain-containing protein, with product MSGWTVQQEAPRPPRIVVADDDRVARDMLSEFLRRAGYLVEAVEDGQEAVERVARGGVDLVMLDVAMPRLSGLEACRLLKNLGPENFIPVVLITVKTDTHSRIEGLKVGADEYVCKPFEEHELLARVNAMLRIKSLHDQVAAQRAHLERLSSHDERTGLYNYRYLHTRLTDEFKRAERYHDPFACIVADIDQLHALNEVGGRGLGDTAILRVADGIKRSVREVDVVARYGGDEFLVVLPSTHFAGAVIVAERIWREVSERVLEYEGQFHRFSVSIGVALYPSREVRTKDALLRAVESALNEAKRDGGNRLCVFQQSGAWASTTMPPPSSTGALRRAYDPRLVMDDDGGPPPSTRRGEPWPVFPGRKAT from the coding sequence GTGTCTGGCTGGACGGTGCAGCAGGAGGCCCCCCGCCCGCCGCGGATCGTGGTGGCCGACGATGATCGGGTCGCTCGCGACATGCTCTCCGAGTTCCTTCGGCGCGCCGGTTACCTCGTCGAAGCGGTCGAGGATGGGCAGGAGGCGGTGGAGCGGGTCGCGCGGGGCGGGGTGGACCTGGTCATGCTCGACGTCGCCATGCCCCGGCTCTCGGGGCTGGAGGCGTGCAGATTGCTCAAGAACCTGGGCCCGGAGAACTTCATCCCGGTCGTGTTGATCACGGTCAAGACCGACACCCACAGCCGCATCGAGGGGCTGAAGGTCGGCGCCGACGAGTACGTGTGCAAGCCCTTCGAGGAACACGAGCTGCTCGCCCGGGTCAACGCGATGCTGCGCATCAAGTCGCTCCACGATCAGGTCGCGGCGCAGCGCGCGCACCTCGAGCGGCTCAGCTCTCACGATGAGCGGACCGGGCTCTACAACTACCGTTACCTCCACACTCGCCTCACCGACGAGTTCAAGCGCGCGGAGCGCTACCACGATCCGTTCGCGTGCATCGTGGCCGACATCGACCAGCTCCACGCGCTCAACGAGGTCGGTGGGCGCGGGCTCGGCGATACGGCGATCCTGCGGGTGGCCGATGGGATCAAGCGCTCGGTGCGCGAGGTGGACGTGGTTGCGCGTTACGGGGGCGACGAGTTCCTCGTGGTCCTCCCGAGTACTCACTTCGCTGGCGCGGTGATCGTGGCCGAGCGCATCTGGCGCGAGGTGAGCGAGCGCGTGCTCGAGTACGAGGGTCAGTTCCACCGCTTCTCGGTGTCGATCGGCGTGGCGCTCTATCCCTCGCGCGAGGTGAGAACCAAGGACGCGCTGCTGCGGGCCGTCGAGTCGGCGCTCAACGAGGCCAAGCGCGATGGGGGCAACCGGCTCTGTGTCTTCCAGCAGTCTGGCGCCTGGGCCAGCACCACGATGCCGCCACCATCGAGCACGGGGGCGCTCCGGCGCGCGTATGATCCTCGGCTGGTGATGGACGACGACGGCGGTCCACCCCCCTCGACCCGGCGTGGGGAGCCCTGGCCCGTTTTTCCAGGCCGCAAGGCGACCTGA
- a CDS encoding COX15/CtaA family protein, with product MTQERFRKLAAATLVITLGVILWGAFVRATGSGAGCGAHWPMCNGEVLPRAPGTATLIEFTHRLTSGIAFLLVLLQFVWARRAFPSRHPARAGAAASLFFMITEAAVGALLVVFEYVADNASAGRAVWMAVHLINTFLLLGAMTCTFWWARGGAPVRFRGQGSTAVMLVAALVATLLVGVTGAIAALGDTLFTANSLAEGIAQDFSPTAHFLVQLRTLHPVNAALTAAYLLMLRSVIPARRPSPAVRRLANATGAIVVLQIGVGIVNLVLLAPVSLQLVHLLLADALWMSLVLLTAAALASPETAQTPPAGEPMAAFGREAG from the coding sequence ATGACGCAAGAGCGGTTCCGGAAACTGGCGGCTGCGACGCTCGTGATCACGCTGGGCGTCATCCTCTGGGGCGCCTTCGTGCGCGCCACCGGCTCGGGGGCCGGCTGCGGGGCTCACTGGCCCATGTGCAACGGCGAGGTGCTCCCACGCGCGCCCGGCACCGCCACCCTCATCGAGTTCACTCACCGTCTCACGTCCGGGATCGCTTTCCTCCTGGTCCTCCTGCAGTTCGTGTGGGCACGCCGCGCCTTCCCCTCACGTCACCCGGCCCGCGCCGGCGCCGCGGCTTCACTGTTCTTCATGATCACCGAGGCCGCCGTCGGCGCCTTGCTGGTGGTGTTCGAGTATGTCGCCGACAACGCCTCCGCGGGCCGGGCGGTGTGGATGGCGGTGCATCTCATCAACACCTTCCTCCTGCTCGGGGCGATGACCTGCACCTTCTGGTGGGCTCGCGGCGGCGCGCCGGTGCGCTTCCGGGGCCAGGGCAGCACCGCGGTGATGCTGGTGGCCGCGCTCGTCGCCACCCTGCTCGTCGGGGTGACGGGCGCGATCGCCGCGCTCGGCGATACGCTTTTCACGGCGAACAGCCTGGCGGAGGGCATCGCTCAGGACTTCTCCCCCACCGCGCATTTCCTCGTACAGCTTCGCACGCTGCACCCCGTGAACGCGGCGCTCACGGCGGCGTACCTGCTCATGCTGCGCTCGGTGATCCCCGCGCGACGTCCCTCCCCCGCCGTGCGACGGCTCGCCAACGCGACCGGCGCGATCGTGGTGCTCCAGATCGGCGTCGGCATCGTGAACCTCGTTCTGCTCGCGCCGGTGTCGCTCCAGCTCGTGCATCTCCTGCTCGCCGACGCGCTCTGGATGAGCCTCGTCCTCCTGACCGCCGCCGCGCTCGCGTCCCCCGAGACCGCTCAGACGCCGCCCGCTGGCGAGCCCATGGCGGCCTTCGGGCGTGAAGCCGGCTGA
- a CDS encoding DUF99 family protein, with the protein MGTRLSHVIGVDDAPFSRDHRGDVAIVGTVFAGSRLEGVLSARVRRDGRNATQAIAAMISSSRFATHAQLVMLQGIALAGFNVVDLQGLHAALALPVLVVARRAPDLEAIREALLTRVPGGARKWTLIEQAGPMEPTAGVFVQRAGLSLTDAEHVVKRLAVHGKLPEPLRMAHLIAGGVTLGESTRRA; encoded by the coding sequence ATGGGTACACGGCTCTCTCACGTGATCGGGGTCGATGACGCGCCGTTCTCACGTGACCATCGGGGAGACGTCGCCATCGTCGGTACGGTCTTCGCTGGATCCAGGCTGGAGGGTGTGCTGAGCGCCCGTGTCCGCCGCGATGGACGCAATGCGACCCAGGCCATCGCCGCCATGATCTCGAGCTCGCGGTTCGCGACCCACGCCCAGCTGGTGATGCTCCAAGGGATCGCGCTGGCGGGGTTCAACGTCGTGGATCTCCAGGGCCTGCATGCAGCGCTCGCGCTCCCCGTACTGGTGGTGGCGCGCCGCGCGCCGGACCTCGAAGCCATCCGCGAGGCGCTGCTCACCCGCGTCCCGGGAGGCGCGCGCAAGTGGACGCTCATCGAGCAAGCCGGCCCGATGGAACCGACCGCTGGCGTGTTCGTTCAGCGGGCGGGGCTGAGCCTCACGGACGCGGAGCACGTGGTGAAGCGACTCGCCGTCCACGGCAAGCTCCCCGAGCCGCTGCGCATGGCGCACCTCATCGCAGGCGGCGTCACGCTGGGCGAGAGCACACGGAGAGCGTGA
- the thpR gene encoding RNA 2',3'-cyclic phosphodiesterase, which yields MRVFVAVEPGADQLRKINSFVEKLTPKAPSAKWVDPAGLHVSLAFLGDIAEERLPLVIAAAESASALHRPLTLRLGKGGVFGAGRRPRVLWLEVTGDVDELGAVRRDLEQALAMSTGYVPEMERFEPHLTLARSRDPRGDTALETCAQMLADEDFGEVRVAELVVYQSELTPKGARYTVMARAPLTALLQV from the coding sequence GTGCGGGTATTCGTCGCTGTAGAGCCAGGTGCCGACCAGCTCCGGAAGATCAACTCGTTCGTGGAGAAGCTGACGCCGAAGGCGCCTTCGGCGAAGTGGGTCGATCCTGCGGGGCTGCACGTGTCGCTGGCCTTCCTCGGTGACATCGCCGAGGAGCGCCTGCCGCTGGTGATCGCGGCCGCGGAAAGCGCGTCGGCGCTGCATCGACCGCTGACCTTGCGCCTCGGTAAGGGGGGCGTGTTCGGGGCAGGCCGCAGGCCGCGGGTGCTCTGGCTCGAGGTGACGGGTGATGTGGACGAGCTGGGGGCCGTGCGGAGGGATCTCGAGCAGGCACTGGCGATGTCGACGGGCTACGTGCCGGAGATGGAGCGCTTCGAGCCACACCTGACCCTGGCACGATCTCGGGATCCACGGGGAGATACCGCGCTGGAGACGTGTGCGCAGATGCTCGCCGACGAGGACTTCGGCGAGGTGCGTGTCGCGGAGCTGGTGGTCTACCAGAGCGAGCTGACGCCGAAGGGCGCGCGGTACACGGTGATGGCGCGGGCTCCGTTGACGGCGCTCTTGCAGGTGTAG